The segment ACTTGTCGTTGCCGACCAGCGGCGAGCCATAGAGATACATGTCGAGGGCCATGCCTTGCTTGCGGAGAGATGAGCCGGCTATAGTCGCtacgccggcgccgagagAATGGCCAGTTACGACAAGACGCCAGTTTTCTTGGCCCGGGACTGCCTTTTCTGTCTTGATCGTTTGCTCAAGCTGGCCTTGAATCTCATTAAACGCGCGGCCGAAGCCTTTGTGAACTTTGCATCCTTCACAAAGATCACTGCCTGGCATTAGCTCCAGTCGATATGATGGGTTAATGTTAGACATTACCTATCAATCTGGTCTATGGCCGCATCCGTTGCAATGTCACCGGCGGAATCGGTTCCCTTGAAAACCACGGCGATATGCTGCTGGCCCGGGTTTTTCGCGACAAACCCACCAATTTGAAATCGGTCGTTGGCAGCAAATTCTGCAACTGTAGTGGCGTTTTCAAAGTTTGGACATGGCGTTTTATCTGAATTGGTGCAGACGGGTGTATTGAGAGATGTGTCGTGTAGCTGCTTGCAGTACGACGAGAAGGAATACTGCGCGAACAGCGCGAACTGCTCGGGGGAGTCCAAGACTCCGGATACTACCAACATTAGTTGATTGCCACGTGTGCAACTTTTGAAAATGGACGGCTTGTATCTGCACACCTTGACGAGTAGCAATGGTGCGGCCCGCGGCCCCCTGGGCTGCGGCAAGAGCCGAGACTATGAACTCTGGACGCATTTTACCGTCTCAGTAATGCTTAGAATCATAATAAAGAGGATAATGAGTCCATGATATAGTTTTTGGCAAGTCTGGAAGTCCCAGGAATTTATGGAACTTGACATCTTGAGAAGTTGCTGATTTTCACGTGCTTCAATCCTGTTTCAGAATGCGGGAGTAGACGTTGCCGCTCTTGCATCCCACTAGATTCCCGAGTAGAGTGAGTGGGATGCGTATTTGACTCATGACAATACTCTGAGACTGCCCCATCCCCGAAAATAGAAGCTAATTGTGGCTCAGCCTCAATAGTCGCGGGATAAATTGTATCATGGCCGTAACCCGAATGAGGGATCAACTCTACTATAAGTTCTACGGGACACAAGTAGTCTAACGCCATCAGCCTTACAGAAATGAAATTCCATCTGAATCCTTGAGCATCATATTACATGTTAGAATTACTAACCCGACCAACGTTCTCCTACGCCACACTCTGTTACCTCTTTGAAGCATTTGGAGCAACGCTCTAGTTAGCTTCGGGTATCCGGCTTCAATTGCTACTAATGTGCTAATCAACACGCTCATCGATTCTAGTGTAAATAGTAATAGATTGCAGTCATTGCGTCGCAGAGTCACTCTGGAGATTATTTGTTAAGAATTTATTCCGGCGGGAACTTGAGTCTCGGAGCAACTTCCGAATCGGGAAAATACAATACGCCCAAAGGGTGCTTATCGACTCCGACCACAAAACACACAATCATGGGCGAGTATGATCGTCTTGGCTTGTCTGATGCATCGGAGGCTCGGAGGCTCTGTCAAGGCAACAGACAAAGTAACCAGTCGCCATGTCGAGATCCAAGCCCACGTTGTAAGTGGCATtccaaaagaaagaaatgcCGATACGGTATATACGCGGAAAGATTTACGTCACTCTTGGGCACCTTTTCCGCCATGGGAATCCCCAAGGCCGTCAACGGCCTTGATTCAGCTTTATATGAGAGAAATAACGCGTATATCGTCAAGTGGTTCGAGGCTATACGGCTGTACGCTTAAGACGGAGCGTTTCCTATTCTCTCTGAATATCGCATCAAAACCGAGAAAAGGTTGCACGCACGCGAAAGCAATTTCCCGGAATTCGGAGCTCTCAAAGCAGACACACTGCAAATCGTCCCAAGCATCCTTCAGACGATTGGTCGATCTTGCCTCGCGTATGCGGAACAAGTGCCGAGTTCTGTTTGATCGACACTGAGAATTCCTTGCCGAGGCGGTCAAAGAGTCGCCAGATAGACATGATACTTGGCTGTCTACGGCTATCGTAATGGATTTGGATTAGTGGGTGAGGGCTGCATTGCAAGCTGAGGACAGGTTTCGCCATCTGCGGAAGAAGCGTTAACAAGGGTTTGAGACGCTCAGCCCTCACTTTGTCTGCCGCGCGTCTCTCGCTTTACTTGGAAGGCGGTGCTCTGAGTAATGGCTACAGTTATATCGCATTTTAAACTCGCAAATAGGTCTTCACACCGATGACAGCTGCAACATCGTTGGTGCCTTTCGTCCTTTTACTGTCAACGACAAAAAGTCTGCTATCAACGCCACAGGCTTCTTTGAATGGAAGAAGGCTGCTATTTATCGGTATCACCGAAATGCCCTGAAATGAAGCCACCGAAAGCCTCTAAAGGCCTCGCGCCACGACCCTATTAAAGCTGGACCTTCAATAGCTAAATCCCTCAATTGACGACTTTCCAGGTAACCTGCTAGATAACCTACGATATCTATAAGACGGGCCTGTCTTCCCTAACTAGATAGTCTCAATACAAGGACTACGTCGCCGTTGAATTCAATCCATAGCTTTTCAACGTGATATTTACTATCGACAATATATCACAAGAAGAACATGCTCCAGTTGCGAAGCAGTTATACCCCCTTATATTCCGTTGAAACcgttacacggaaaaggcccaacagatcgtgagccccaacaaaggggcctcACGAACAATGGACTGATTTGTTACATAACCTGAACACGTACCCGAGTAAGAGCCCTATACCTGGGCGTTTTCTCTgatgtatatatatagcgGTTACTAatccctctcttcctcttagaaaactaaggacctttgacactTTTTGATATTATCTTTGAATTTGAACCTTTACGCTCCGAGCCTTGTTAAACCCTCGTCACAGAAACAGTGGTTCCAACACGTTGGTAAATTTCAAAGAAACCAAAAGTTCCGTCCCTCTCCGGATTATAGCGTTGATGAACTCGACCATTGCATGctggccttgagcttctcaaaTAGCATTTACACAAAGGGCCTGTATTCGCGGCTGATAGTCGAAAGTTACGAAACAGACTGCCCGCGTAAAGACTGAGATTCATTGTAGAGCTGTTACTATAATAGATACGCCTCTATTCGACGACACAAACATGCCATATGGAGATTTTCCGTGTCTTATCTCCGAGTGGTTAGACGAGACCTTCCAGCATGGCATATCATTGACCGGTATGATTTTGCTTCAGCCCGTGGACATCAATCGAGCTTTCGGAAGCGAAGCAAATCGGGCACGGCTTTGAAAAAATATGCGGCATTTTCCTGGCCGCtttcttggccatgacaaGGTTTCCAACAGATAATAGCATAGCGACCACCTAAGCACTCTCCAGTATCCATACTTCTGACGCTTTCAAGTGCACCATTTGCCGTAGATTCTGAGACAGATTTTTTGGCTTCTGACGATGGAGGGACTTGCCCGACGTTGTGCGGGATGGCGCCGTGGGCCAGATGACATATATCTTACGGCATGCCTAGGTCGAGTAGGCTGCATAGTTCTACCAGGCTCTTGGCGGGTGACCCAAGTTGTGGACGTTGACTGATCTCTCCAGATATCCCATCTACCTGCAGTAAGCTACCAACTGCTATTACCAACAAATATGACTCGTGGCGGAACTTCCTTCTGTCCTAGGCCAATAGGACGTTTGTAATTTCAGCTTGAACGATTGACCGACCAATAGGCAACAAAACGTTGCCTGCTCCAGTATGTCATCACCTCCATGCATGCAGCCGGAAGTTTACGGCGCAAAAGACCAGTCAACAGGGGCCACTGGCAAGGCGGAAAGACTATTCGAAAATCCCTGCTTAATCTCTACCTCGTCTTTCTATCTGAGTGGTTACTAACCAAGAGCTTATGACCACAGGTCGGATGGCTGCCATGTTGTCCTCTACGATGGAATGTACTAGAGGGCAGGCAATTCCTGCATGAAAaggacgatgaggaggcaCGAATGGCAAACCGCCCCTCGAGCAATCTTCGTGTACCTCCAACGACCTTGCCGCAGGGGTGGAAAACCGATGCTGCCATCGTATCGTATCTATCTAGCAAAACGGATATAcccctccgccgcctccaatgCACCTTTGAATAACTGAGTACGTCCTGGCGTTGCTGGCGCGGGAGTGGAGAGGTCTGAATCGACCCGAGCTTCTTCAGAGTAGATGGATGTTTATTACCATAAAGTCAGTCAAGTAAAAGAATAGCTGGCCAATATTTAGGACTGGGAGTCCTGTTCGGCTACTAACAGAGCAGTGTCGAGACTTGCTAGCCACCAACAGTATCAGCCTCCCCATTCTCCCGTAGATAGTGTCACACGGATGTTACGAGGAGTCGAGGACTATGGTCATGATACCCCAGGGCTCACCGCCACTGTATTATATCGACATTTatcagaccagttgaccctttgGTCCCGGTGGGCCAAACTGCAATATCCGGATAGCTAGCTACCTCTATCCTTGCAAGGCAACTTCAGACGTTGGTACGTTACCTTGCACAAACTTTGTTCCCCAGATTTTCCCCTTCAGCCTCGTCTCAGGCTTCTTCAAAGAgattgccaaggccagcaacCCCGGCGCAAGCAACGTGAGGGCAGGGGTGCGATGCGACCAACTTTTGATCTAGCCGGTCCAAAACGAAGCCACACAACGCCACCCAAGTCCCTCTTATTGGTGAATCATACGATTTTTCTGCCGACTACTCCTCCTCATTGGAAAAGACGGCGTCGCGCTCTCTGCTCGCAGTTGCACATGCCACCTACTGCCTGCGGCTATACGAACACCAGTCCTGGTTTTCATTCTGTTCATACGGCTCTTCACCGCAAGCGACAACAGACGACGGGCTCCGGCGAGGTGCAACCAGCTCACAAGACGCTATCGTGGATatcaacttggccttggcacaCAACGACGACAGACTCAACTCGCGAGAAGCGCCGGCCAACACGACGCCACCAACACGGAAAGCGCCATGCCCCGAAACACCATCAACTCGGCTGCTCTGCACCCAGTTTCGAGGCGCGCCGCTCCGGGATATCTCAGCCGCACTTGACGTCCACTTGCCGCCTATCTTTGTAACCTAAAATCATGCTTAGTTCAGCCACGCGCCTAAACGTGAATCCTCGCTGTTTGAAGCGCGTCTCAAGCCGTGAGGATATGGAAGAGAAATGCGTCATCAGGAGCCTCTTGGCTAACAAGAAGCCAAAGCGTTTCGACTACTGCAAAGCTCCGGCGAATGGAAACTCCATGTATTCACCTCACCATCTACCATGGCTACGAACAATGTCGAGACTCAATTGACTTTTGCGTCGGGTGAAGTCGCGGATAAAATAGTCTACTCGGTTTCTAAATTAAGAAGGTGTATTCAACGACATGCTTGGAAGTCCCCTCTCAGCGCCATCGTCAAGGTTCAATATATCTGCAGCCCTCTCGGCTGTACTCCTCTTCCAGCACTCCCTCATGACTTATTCTATTTCATAGGGGCCGGTCCTCTTTTTATTGTATTTCCTTCTTTCGCTTCATGAGCCTTTGTTcaagtccttttttttatacatTGTCAGATTTAATCATGCTATTTTCCAAGGTCTACTGGCCATTATCGGCCGTCTACTTCACCCAAGCATCCGCCTCATGCGCCTACGGGACGATTCTACAGCCcagggaggagggaggcgCCGTCAAAGTAAACACGTTTGGCTACATTGGTATGAAGGTATACACCCCCCTGTTCTACACATTCTATTTCGCCACCCTACCGTCATGACCTGTGTTTGCCAAACCATCAAGTGCAAGAGGTTGATGGATTACATGTGTACATTCAGGGTCCAACCAACTGGATGGCTCTCGACCCGGGAGCAAATTCCCTCTGCGCAAATGGGACGAGTCAATCCCCCGTCGACATGGTGCCCGGCTCCTTCAGCATGATCCCAGGCGCCGAGTTGGGCCTCGACATACCCGATATGCCCGAGGGGACTGAATTTGAAAATCTCGGAACCACGGTCGAAGTAGTTGCCAAGGGCGGCAACATGTCCTTCGACGGGGTTCAGTACAGGCTCCGGCAGTTTCATTTTCACCTGCCGAGTGAGCATCTAGACAACGGGaccagcatggccatggaaaTCCACATGGTCTGGCAGGGGGAAGCCGAGCAGGTTGCGGTTGTCGGTGTCTTTGTGGATCTCGACGAGGGCCCGGGCCGGGCAGCGAAAAGCACGGCCAAGACTAGGATTGGTGGTGGCCGGCTTCCCGCGATGAAGAAtggcttcttccatgtcaCTGCCCCTGCGActgcggccaagaagcctTCTGCGCTTCTTGAAACGGTGCTCAGCTCTGTGGACGGCATTGCTGAGCCGGGGACGGTGGTCAAGACGCAGCCTCTGGTCATGTCGGATTTGGTCAGCACGCTCTCGTCGGGGTCATTTCAAACGTGAGTTTTCTGCAGGTGACGGGTTTCGCAATCAGACATGTGTCTAACACGCTTGAGTACAGCTACGAAGGTTCCCTCACAACGCCTCCTTGCTCGGAGGGTGTCCGATGGCTTGTGTCTGACCAGAAGCTATCCATCCAGCCGGGTACTTTTATGAAGGCAAGGTCGGTTATTGGATTCAACTCTAGATTCCCTCAGAATATCCCAGGCCAAAGGAATATCCTGGCCGTCTCCTAGATGAAGAGCGGGATCAGATACGGGATGACCCCCAGGAACATGTGGAGGCGTGGAAGTTATGCAACCATTATCATGTGGCGTAATCAGGGCGATTACGAGGAACCTAGAGCGCCAGGGGAGATTGCGCCTGAATTGTCTGTACCGAGGCCAAGTTGTCGCATTCCGCTTATAAGTCAAGAAACACTAGATGGAGTTCCCAGCCTTCACCAACACCGCTGGCAGGAAAACCGTGAGCCCAAGTTAAAACAGTCAAACTACAAGTGTCGCAGCATATAATTCCTAATGCCATCCTATTCCCGTTTTGTCTTGGCGTCCAAATTATTTGTCTCATGTCGGAGAACTCGGTGGATCACGCTGACGTGCCCACATGCCAAAAGGCTTGTCTGGGGAACCATGATCCATGCAATGTCTCAGCAGTATCTATCTACATGCATAAGTTGAACTTATTGTCGCATACcagccaagacggctgcACCGGGTAAATGCGTTTCGAAAAGGGGGGTGACATCCCTTGTGGACAGCGCGCTTACGGCGGGCTGATGGGGGAAACAACGTCCATGTCACTTTCACCTTCGCTCCATCAGATCCGATATACTTGAGCGACATTGAAAATAACTAGGCGGCATCGTATCCGGCAAGAAGGGAGAACAGGGCGAGAGAAGTGATCTGAAAGTCAGTTTTGGATTCTCTTCTCACCACACAGCCTTGCACATAGTACAGGCAACGCACTGCCAGCATGGGCTGCACCAGGAACATTGCGTCGATCAACTACGAAAGCAATCATGGCCAATCTGAAGATCGTTCGTCTCCCTGCTATCCTCTGGAATGTTGGCTGCTCTCAAAGCGGATCAGGAGACAGCTTCTGGCAACAGAAGGTACTCTTCATACGAGTCTCACCGTACTCGTCGGCAACGCAGGGACTGGAATGCGTTGTCCTCACAACTCGGGCTTCAGGGGGAAAAAGAGATATATTCCTGGAAGCCATGAAGCCCAAACTATTTATCGAAAACACCAAGCCAAAGGCTCCGTTTACTTTCTTTCGTAATCATCATTAATCTTGTAACACAGCTTTTATACTGTTctcttttttaaaaaattcGATTTCGCTCCAATGGTTCTGCCGGGGACCTTCCTCAAGCTGGGCCTCGGGCTCAATCCCCGTCGGGATCTTCGTTCCGGACAAGACGGCGCTCTCGTCCGCGTCGACCATGCCGCCGAAGGTACTCCGTCGTACGcgacaaacattgaacgtttTCACTACACGGTGAAACGGGCGCGGAGCATCATTGAGAGCCGCGACGCCACCGTGGCCGTGTCCCAGTCGGAAATTCACAGTATTTTGACCAAGATTGAGGAACTGGACCGGCAGGTGAGGGCGCTGCTACCGAACGGGCCCGAACCTACCTCGCCCGTTCCTAGGTTGGGGCCCGGATCCCAGCCTGCTTCTGACAAGACGAACGGCGCGGGCGGTGCCAGAGACCAGGACTGCGATGCAGAGAACTTGATCTATGACCTGGGAGCGAGAGCCGTCGTGGATGCGGACGGACATGTAAGTGGACACCCGTTATTCCGCCGAAATTCCAACTGCCCCATGGAGTccgccgtcaatggcaagaATCCCGCCAACGCCGGCGGTGCCTCCTCGGAGAACCACAAGTCCGGCAATCCCAAGGGGGCAGACGCCTCGGCCGAAGAAAAGCAAAAGTCCAAGGCCGAGGGTGGCAAAGGAAGTGCCGCGCTTGACGTCCCCGGCGGCGAAGCTCGCACCGGCTTGCCCCAGGTCGTGTCGGCCACGGTAGAAACGGTCGAGGTCAAGACTGTGCCCGTCAACGGGGCGCTGGTCATGACCACAGTCACCAGGACTACCACCAGGCTATCAACCGTCACAGTTGTACGACAGCACAAGGCCACGGGGTCTACGGCGGCAAAGCAGACGACGCCCGACGACACTACTGCCGCGGTGAAAAACCCCCAAGACGGCACCGGCAAGGGCGTCGAGAAGCCAAAGGTTGCCCAGAATGTCCCCGTGGCACCCAGCGCCGGCAGCTTCGCCCAGTTTTCCAACGACACCTCCAAGTTCTCGAATAGCACCGCGGCCAGCCATGCTTCTCAGGCAGCGGACCAAAAGACGGCGGACGTGACTGTTGATGACAAGTCTTTCAACCACACTGCTGTCGACAAGACGAAAGGGCCTGAGCAAATCGGCAGCACGCCCGTGCAGGAAAGCGAAGAAGCGGGAAACGTCACAGCCCCTCAAGACGCGGCCAGCCTCGCTCCGGAAAAGTCTGCCAATCACACCGCCGCGTCGGACAAGGTCGTCGGCACtcctggccagcagcagccggcgAATCTCACCGGGACCGAAGACTCGGGGACAAAGGTCGCCAACACCACGGCGGATAACGTCGCCAGCACGCCTAATCAGCAGCCGGTGAATCTCACCGAGACTGGAGACGCCGGGGAAAAGGCCTCCAACACCGCGGCGGATACAGTCGCCAGCACGCCTAACCAGCAGCCGGCAAATCTTACCGAGGCCGAAGGTCCCGGGAAGGAAACCTCCAACACCGCGGCGGATACAGTCGCCAACACGCCTaatcagcagcagccgccgaaTCTCACCGGGACCGAAGACGCCGGGGAAAAGGCCGCTGGCACCGTAGCCGATGACAAGTCCTTGAGCAGCGCACCTGAGCCGGGTACAAACCCCGCTCCAGACGCCGGCAATCCAAACGGAAGAGTCAAGGTCATCACTGTCGTCCCTATCCCCGCCCAGTTGGGCGGCGCGTCGCCTGCCGCGGCTACTGCCGCCGGGAGCCCAGACATGGCGAGGAAGGCCGAGCCGGCCGTCAGTGCTGCAGTCGGGGCCAACGAGGCTGTGCGCCGAGCGGAGACGGGCTTCATGACGGTGCGGGTGCCCGGGTCCAAGTAAGTGATGGGTGTGTGAGACGCAGggcaaggaggagggaggagggaggaggggagAATCAGGTTTTCAAGTTGGCGACACGGCATGAGGTCTACGCCGTGATTCGCACGCCTTCGTTTACTATTTTCCTTTGTCGGACTTTTCTTGGGCTTCGGCAGGTACACGTGCTGTCGTGCCTTGTTTCTTTGGCTGGGATGATCGTGTTGGGCATGTATGATGATAATGGTGGAGAAGTTGGGACGGGCAGGGACTCTGGGCTCGGGCTTCGGCTTCAGATAGTAGTAGTACAACGACTCACGCAGATGGCGATAGTTGCTCATtcacccttttttttgtcttggctgCTTGACCACCTCTACACACGTGGCCAAGGTGGATGTTGTTGCGTAatgagaacattgaatgcagcGCAGCTCGAGCAGAGACGTGCAAGCCCTAACCCATGTAAGACGTCCGGCAGATGCGCTTTTGCCTGACCGGCGCACAAAAAGTCCACCAGACCCAACATGACAACAAGGTGGCAGCAAGAGCCCCGGGTCCGATCTCGTCGTCTGTGGCCGGAACGATTCCGGCCAATGGGCCAACGAGAAGCCAGGCACGGCGCAGATTGGGGCAGATTGGCGCCGGGCAGAGTCGGCATCATGTGGGGCAAAGCGCCTCGTACGGGCAAAGCGCCTTATCTCGCCCATTGTTTGGGGCCCCGAGTCTCCCCACAAATCCCATGGACGACGTACATGTATGGAGAAGCTGACTCCGTCGCGTCGCAGACAACGGCCAGTGCCATGGAGAGCATTGTAAAGCATGACCATTTACCCCGGATTTCGCAGCCTCGAATACACGCTGGACAGAGacgtccgccgccgccgcgcctgGCACCCGGCCGACAGGCGGCAGCAATTAGGGCCAAAGCCGCCGACTCTGTTGTCCAATGTCGACCATGcgtggccgtcgaggcccCGAGCCGCCGAGCTGTCTCGTCCGCATATCGGGCGTGCTcgcgccgcggcggcagcgtccCGGCTTTGCTTGTGCATTTCTCTTACGTGGCGAATGCAAAGAGGACGATAGCCATCCTTCCAATGACGGG is part of the Metarhizium brunneum chromosome 4, complete sequence genome and harbors:
- the LIP_4 gene encoding Lipase, with translation MRPEFIVSALAAAQGAAGRTIATRQVSGVLDSPEQFALFAQYSFSSYCKQLHDTSLNTPVCTNSDKTPCPNFENATTVAEFAANDRFQIGGFVAKNPGQQHIAVVFKGTDSAGDIATDAAIDQIDSDLCEGCKVHKGFGRAFNEIQGQLEQTIKTEKAVPGQENWRLVVTGHSLGAGVATIAGSSLRKQGMALDMYLYGSPLVGNDKFAKFVSSQGGGFTARITNARDPVTAIPKNPLSPKTYKHISPEFWFADGVEGPQGLYTTSRQVCSGEKDCTSASCAKLSKGILLSGCNFTDHTRYAADLKPCDGLQGSTPLDIIPGLNDTLEAAKENKDKKKDKKKDKKKDKKKDKKKGKSRERIVHLE
- the ACA8 gene encoding Alpha carbonic anhydrase 8; the protein is MLFSKVYWPLSAVYFTQASASCAYGTILQPREEGGAVKVNTFGYIGMKGPTNWMALDPGANSLCANGTSQSPVDMVPGSFSMIPGAELGLDIPDMPEGTEFENLGTTVEVVAKGGNMSFDGVQYRLRQFHFHLPSEHLDNGTSMAMEIHMVWQGEAEQVAVVGVFVDLDEGPGRAAKSTAKTRIGGGRLPAMKNGFFHVTAPATAAKKPSALLETVLSSVDGIAEPGTVVKTQPLVMSDLVSTLSSGSFQTYEGSLTTPPCSEGVRWLVSDQKLSIQPGTFMKARSVIGFNSRFPQNIPGQRNILAVS